The Verrucomicrobiota bacterium sequence TCCTGCTCTTCAACATTACAAGCACTATTACGTGGTAGATCGGCAGTCTAAGCCCTTAATGACTGATGACTCGATTCTCAAGGAGCATGGAGCATTACCAGACATCTCACCTGAATACATCAAGCCAGAAACAACCACAGATTTTCACGGTAAACAGGCACGGATTCTTAAACTCAAATAACTCTTTATTATGCTCATATTTCTTTTAGTAACTTTTTAAGTTCATCTTTTAACGTTTCAAATCGTCCGTACTCTGTAACACCCTTGTCGATATCATGTACAAGCTCAAAGCCTGAAGCTACATCATAACCAAGCTCTCGAAGTTCTTCAGACTGATTTATCAGTAAATGTGAATTAGTTTCCTCAAGACTACCATCTTCATCTAACCATTCTAGGAAATTAACGTCAGAGCCATCTAAGAGAAAAACAACAGCTTTTTGACCATCTATTTCGTCAACATCAAAGTCAGTAATTTTTCTAAAAGTTTTCATTTATAACCTTTTGTTTTTAATGCCTTAGACTTTCCACATTCTAGGAGCACAAAGTTAAAAATAAGTTCCCGTTTTTTTTAGCTTACTTTACCTACTGCACACAAAATATCCAGTTTTACAGCTCTCAAGCAACATTTTTCATGAATAAGATGGCCCTTTAGTAGTAATGGAACAGAAAACCCCGATAAGCACTTCTAATTGTTGAGCCCTCAACCTACGACAGTTAAAAGCTCAACTCTTAGAAACTAGTGCTCCGATGGTAGATAAGCCAATCTGTAAGGCGCTCCACTACTAAAGAAACCGTTAGCGACCCAGATACGAATGGAGTCAAGAGGGAAGTCTGTCCAAGTAATCTTCTGGCGATAAACAACTTTTCCTATATCCCATTCACACTTAAGTACTGCTGACTCATCAGAGGCAGCAATAAGAGACCAAAACTGTGTTTGCTGTAACTTAGGATGAGTCTTTATCTTAGGATGCAATTGTAATGCTGCGATGTCATCGATCAACCAATGACATTCAGCCTCTTTTCTAAGATATCGAATCCCCTCTGTCATACAAAAACCTGGAAAAAGCGGTGACACTTTGTATATGACATCAGAGCCATGAAAGTGGCTTAATCCCTCCAACAGCTCAGAAGGCTTTAATTTGCTTTCTGTATTCAATTTCAATCCTTTAGTTATTAAAACGGAATCTCAGAAATTGCAGGAGCAATATCAGAAAGTAAGGTCTTTAGTTTTTTGGAAAATAAAAATAATGACTCAATATCATCAGTATATTGACCAATAAATGAGCAAGAAAGATCGAGCCCTTCAATGTGAAACGAGTCAGCTCTATTTCTCCTCATCGCCTGCTTAATATACTTCTGAAGTTCAGAAAGTTCTGCATAAGAATCAGGGAAGTCGAGAACTTCCACCATGCAGCTTTCTGGATATTTTCCAGTATCAAAATCGTCAACATCTTGACAGTAAGCAACCACCAAAGAGAGACTAAATTTCTTTCTTTGCACTTTGTTCTCTTTTTTATTATTGCATTTAGTATTTAATTGTGTTTTCATCAATTCATTCTTGATCGGTGCCCTCAAACTAAAACTAACGGGAAGGGCACGGGTTGAAAATAAATAGAGTTACCGGTTACCTGCAAGGTTTTCCCGGTAGCTCATTCTACTGATTTTCTTCTTTCACATCAAGAAAATTGCTTTATCCAGGGCAAATTTTAGTTCAACGATATCAGCTACTTACAAATTATTTTCAAGCTAAACTCACTCCACTTTTCGCTATCTAGCTAAGGCTACAAATAGTCAAAACTCGACAACGAATAAGCCAACTGCAACCATTGAACACATCTATCTGGTCGATTAGGGCCTCACACCAATGCACCCTATTTCACTGACAGCATTCAGAGTGCAGGCACATAGCAATAAAATCATTGCAGTCTGAGTACTGTAACAAGAGAAACTTGTTACAAGTTTTATAAAAAGACGCGATCTGTTTCTCTCTTTTTGGCCTATACTTATTTCAGAAGGGCAAGAGAAAACTCTACACATACGTTTCAATCTCTTTGATACCTCTCCACTTCACTCTCACATATCAACTAATCTCGCCTCAGAAATTAGTAATCATGCAAAATTACGGAACACTAGAAACATTTTTCTTCGGATTAGAGTTATTTGCAATTTGGATGACTATAGGATGCTGGATTTTCTCTGATATCCTTCTTAATTCTAAAGAGGCTAAGATTATGCCTCAGCTACTAGTAAGAGCTTCTCAGCTCCCTACGCCCTCCCCAGTTGCAGTAGAGCTACAGACCGTCAAGGAAGCCATTAACCCCCCTCTGACACTCGTAGAAGCTAATACTGATAAGCCAAGCATTAAAACCATCAATAGCTCTAACCACAACGAGTTATGAGTACTCTATAAGCAAAATTTAATTCAATACAGTCGCGTCAATTCTGGCGCGACTCCCCATAACCGCAAAAAGAATTTAACAGTCAAGCAAATGAAACAGGCGTTGATAGCCAAGCTCTCCCCCACTAAGTCATTTCCAAACACCAGCAGGCAAATAGTAGACAAACTAAAACAGCATAAGGTAGGTAAAGGGACATCTTAGCCCTGCTCTACGAGCTACTTCAAAACAAGAAATAGATCGGGCTTCCAGATAGCAATTTGCAAAATACGACGAGTAAACGTTCTCAAAAAGTCATGCATCCAACACATATTCGTTTTTGTCTTACCTGGACGTAAATCATCCATCTTCTGTAGAGCTGTAGCTACGTCACCTCCATGAGCAATAGCACTCCGATACGCATATAATTTAGAAATTACTTTGTCAGTCCCTGTCTCTCCAAAATCGTCAAAAGGAAGTTTAATATCAACATCCTTCATAAAGTATTCGAGTAGTTTTATATTTTTCTTCAACTGTCTCGTAATAGAGTCAAAGCGATCCCCCTCAGCAGGTGGATGAGTCAGAAAAGCATCAATAATTGAAAAATAACCAAGATGCTTTAGAGGCTCATAGTCCTGTAATCGATCCAGATTAAGAAAATGAAACACCCCTTCAAGCACATGATCAGGTAAGGTACGACGACGCCACTCAATTACCTGACGCGCATTATTTAGATCAGCTTTTGATCCCAAATTCCGATTTTCAAAAGCCTCATAAGGAAATGGAACTGCCGAATTTAAATTCCCTTGACCATATACAGGCGTTATCCTATTGCGAATACCAAACCCACCGAACTGAGGCCAATGGGCTCCATTAGTCGGATTTTCACAACCTGTTGAACGAGCACCAATGAGTAATTGCAAGTCAGAAATCGCCAAAGCTTGAGAAAGTGAACCTGGCCCAATACCTACCTCTTCTTCCGCATAGGCCATCGCCAAACGCCACTCTTCGACAGGCAAAAGTTGAGTTACATCATAATTTCCTTCATAACGTGGTAATGCATGTGGCAAGCGACTAGTTGAACCAAGGGAATAACGCTGCCAATCCTGAAAGTGATGATAAAAACCAAACCTTTCAAGCTCCTCCCAATCAAGCCGACGCAATGACCACCCCCAACCAAGATCTCTTTCTTCCTCTAGCAGATCTGGTTCAACATCGTTAAATATAAAAAGAAATTTACAGCCAGTTTTATCAAAATAATCAAAGGGGCCAAAATAAGTTTCAGGCATAGAATTCTTTATTAGTAAGATTATGTGAAATAGCGCAGAGAATCCAACCTTTCTTCTCCTATCGTATTTCCCTTTTGAGGTATGGAAAGAAAGGAATTACAAATCACCCAAAATAAAAATAAACAACAAATACTGGTGCTATTCGATATCTAAAGTAGCAATGATTTCTTGGAGCAATCGATCTAGATATTGACGAAACTCTACTTGCTGATGGGTAGGCAAAGTAACTCTTCTTCCAATTTTTTTATGCATCACTTCATCTGCAAGCTTTCTCGCTCCCTTATTAAGAGTACTCATTAAAGACTTAAAACTTCTATTATCTTTAACTCCACCGTACTGACTGGTTACCTGATTGAAATCAGGTTGACCAAAGATAGGAGGAACATGATCTAAAATCGCTCTTAAAAGCATTAATACAGAAAAGTAAGAACCGTTTGAATACGCAAGATTTATCTCTTCACACAGTCTTATTAACTTTGATAGGTCAAAGCTCTTCGATTCTATCGACTTAAGTGCAGCAATATGAGCCGAATTCACATAGTCATCAGGCTTACCCTGTACCCAAGTAGGAAGAAAAATCCCTTTCTTAGCAAGTTCTGCAATAAGATTGACATCTTTGATTGCCCAATGGGTTCTATTTAATTCCCATCCTCCGATGTCCAAAGCATCCTGCAAACTCTCTTCTTCTAGATTTTTATAACTGAGAAAAGCAGGAAGTGACACTAACTCATACTCAATCCTCAACATTATAGGTCGGCCCCGCAATTTCCTAACACTTCGAATAAACCCAAAACAAGGATCTTTGAAACATCCAGACTCATACGCGAAGATAGCTGGCATTTCTATAATTTCAGCTAACAGTTCTTCTCCAAGCTCCTTGTACTTATTAGAAGTATCTTTCTCCGTATATTCTAGAAAACGAGATCTTTCCAATGACCAGGGTTCACCATCCCAAGCACCTTCATTAGCTGATACCAGGAAATTATACATACGTGCTTCTCGACTATTATAAGCGCACCTAATATAACTCAGTCGAGTATGCTGTGCTAGAGCATAAACTAGGACCCCCTACCTCGCCTATAAACTTCTCTACGAATTCGCTCAGCCACCGCAAAGGGTCACACCAGTACAGTAAGGAATAACCGTAACCATAGCTTCCAACTAATCCGCACCATACATACCCCAGGTAGTAACTGCCCAAGGATTCCCAAGTCAGTGGACGGTAGTCTAACTTTTGACAAAGCCCAAAAACTCTCGTTCAGGGGCTTTCACTAATTCATTACTGATCCCACTCTATTTTATGTGAGGAAATTTAATCAAGATTCTACGGCTGCAAATGTTCTCTCTGGTCAATGATATACATCGAAACCCCGGTAAAAAAGACAAAACTATCATCAGAGCCGTATCTTGCAATAGGGACCAGCGGGGGCATTTCGACAGAAACCTACGGTTTCGCTTGAAACGCTTTTACGGCAAAGGTTTCAGTAACCTATATTTTCTTGATTGTTTGCTGTGTAACGCAACTAATCTTACAGTTTTAGGGAGTTTCACGAGCCTCACTGAACGAAAAATCAAGGGTTTCAAATCATAACCAGCGGGCGATTTAATCCAACTTGAGTCCAAAACTTCAAAACCGTAGATTTTTGCACCGATGCCCCCGCTGGTCCTATATAGAAGAGCAATACTATCCTATTTGAACAAGTGGTATCCAGAGCTGGAAGAAAATGGATCTTTTAGAGAAGTAAGGGATTTTTTAGAAGATGAAGGCTTTGGAGAATCAGGTCTTGTTGAAGGAACTAAAAAGCTTTTCAAAGAATTAGTGTTTAAGGAAGAGCGTTGCTATGACAAATTAGGAATTCTCCAGGAAGCTGTGCGTATCCTCAACGAAGAATCAGTTGAAGTTGAACGCGATGAACTAAGGAATAGAGTGTCTAAGCTTTGTCAGTTTATAGGGGATAAAGTTGATTTAGCAGAAGGAGTAGTTCTACAAAAATCAGGTAAGCAATCTGTAGCTAGATTAGTCCAAGACTTTCAGAAAAAATATCATGAATCAGCTAATGTATTTGATTT is a genomic window containing:
- a CDS encoding DUF6876 family protein yields the protein MNTESKLKPSELLEGLSHFHGSDVIYKVSPLFPGFCMTEGIRYLRKEAECHWLIDDIAALQLHPKIKTHPKLQQTQFWSLIAASDESAVLKCEWDIGKVVYRQKITWTDFPLDSIRIWVANGFFSSGAPYRLAYLPSEH